A segment of the Miscanthus floridulus cultivar M001 unplaced genomic scaffold, ASM1932011v1 os_1287, whole genome shotgun sequence genome:
aaaaaaaatctttgccgagtgcctacagggttggcactcggcaaagcgaccgtcaacggggccggcgccgtgacggtcgcttttctttgccgagtgcccccggggctctcagcaaagcctttgccaagtgcccgatgaaagacactcgacaaagagggctttgccgatcaattttttgccgtgtgttctttgccgagtgccgcactcgacaaaagctttgccgagtgccgcactcgacaaaagctttgccgagtgcaatttggcctttgccgagttcctcaggcactcggcaaagaacctgaatccagtagtgactaATCCGATAGTAGTTCTGTTCAAAATGGGCAtccatcattttgtacctttttcCCCTATCATATAACCACCTGTTGTTCCCATATGATATAGCCAAATTCAGATATAATCTCAAAGTCTACTGTTTCCAAATTCACTTCTAAGTGATGTATTAAAATTCCTGCAACAACACACAAGGaaagtatattttaaaatatttggTGATACACATGTTGCTAATCTTTCCATAAACTTAATCAAACTTAAGAAAATTTGACTGATACTAAACTTAAAATAATATTCTTTTGGGGGCCAAAGGAGGAGACAAAACAGCGTACAATTTATAATGGAGGGGTAGAGTGTTGCGAGATCAAAGAGAAGGCACGGCGCATCGACATGATAACAAAAGCCAAACATGATAAGCAAATTTGTCATAATGTGACTCGACAGATATTCCCAGTTACATAAGACCAACGACCAGCCCGAGTCGATAAACACAGTTATTACAGACAACTATTCCATGATATAACTTGTTAAATACCACCAAACCAACATTTAATACTCAATAGTCAATTATTGACCATACAACCCTCACGCCCAATGTTGCGGCACCAACAGTAATTTCATCCAGATCTGAACCATTGACTCTTGGAGTAAACTCAATGCACTTTGTAATTTCTCCATGATCAGTATGGGCGGCAATAGTCAGTAACAGCATCTCCTTGACATAGACAGCCACCACAGATCGCAAGAGTGGGATGACGGCAGGGGCAATGTTCTGACCACTATCACTATGAGTCAATCTGCCATCATGAAGCACAATCCTATTCTTGATGCTGCTGGTGCAGGCTGTAATTTCTCCAAAATATTCTCCCGCTAAAACTTCAACTGAAATGGTAGCCTCCACTGCATCTTTCACAACTGCATACACCACATCCACAGTACTGAGCCTGGTAGCGAGAGAGCAGCTTTCAAGCACACAATTCTTCAACCATCGCCGTGCTATGCCTTGTATTGTTAGGATTCCTTTACTGAGTTCTCTGTCCTGCTGCAACTCATCATCACCCTTGATCATCAGATTAGTCTCCACATATGTATCACTTATCAGCGCAAGACCTCGTTTTGGTCCTGTTAAGATCAGCGATTCATCCTACACAAGATTGCATGGTAAGCTAGTGCTATATTCCTCAAGATATAGAAAATAAATAGCGCTGCAATCCAAGTTGAAGAAAATTCGAGCCACAAAGCATAAGAAAGCTGCTACCACAGATGAAACTGTGAATGGTCCAATGCTATATACTATTGTAGGCCTCGTAAGAGTGGTAATGGAGTTACATACCTTAGAGTTGATAGTTTGGGAGTCCTCTCTACCACGGTGGAAGAGATAAACACACTTTTTGTCAAGGCTGTCTCTACCAATGACAGTGCCATAGACATGGATTGGGAAGTCAATATCCAAGGAGCCCATCTTCACAGAAAAGATGTTTACTGCCTCACACAGCTCATAGTCATGCTTGCTTTTGTAGACCGCATCAGTAAATCTCATCGGCAGAAGGGGTGCTGCGACGCGGGGGAAAAAACAGATGTTATATGCATTTTACAATAGAAAAAAAGGCAGTGATGTGCCTTTACATCGAGGGCTGATTAACTTGTGACCCCCTTTGGTCGGACTTCTACGACATCAGTAACTGATGACACGCTGTGGTATTCGCTCACATTATGGGAACAGAAAAACAGGTGGCTAGTTACAGCGTTTTAGTTGGGTGGTTTCACCATACCACTTCCAATAGCAGTGGTCAGTGAATGATCTGAGTCAACACCAGTTGGTGGAATATCAGTAGTTCATTGGCTGTGTCCAAACATTGACAGACAAAAAAAGACTATGCTTTTGTGCAGTGACTGCAAATGCATTAAATGTTCCGCTAGCATCGGTGGCATCTACCATGTTTTTAAGCAAATAGTAAGTTTTTCATTACTTGACCTGGAAATTAATAGTTTCTTCAGGGCCTAATGCTCGGCAATttctttttttgttctttttccccCACAGGATTGCAGAACCATCAAGCAATGCTCCTAATAAAAAAGCCAGAAGGCTAAgggatttccttttctttttagtATTCAATCAAATCAGAAATGCCCATTAAACTTTTAGCGCATGTTTCATCATCGTCAGGAGTTTAAATTCTGGCAATAAACTTAGCCAAATACAAATTGTAGGCACAGTATATAATACATGATGATTTGAACCGCAGTGACACATTCTAATGAAGTGGAATGGTTAGCCTGTTAAAAAATTATTAACCACTTAACTTTTGCTGCCAAGAACTAGAACTGGGGTTGCCATGACATGGCACGGATAGACTAAATGAATCTATGTACAAAATGATCGAACAAGCAAGCAAGCTAACAGTATATGCTACCTGGGTTCTGGAATTCAAATGACACAGAAAATTGGACCTGGATTCCCTTGTTTTGACCCGTCATTTCAGATTTAGTTAATATTTGACTGAATTTTAGCCAAAATTTGTCAAAAGGCATGAAGTTTAAACAAATGAAATATAGCTTGGTAAGTTTGCACTTATATATTGAAAAAAAAGAACTTGTAGGCATGTTTGGgcttagacaaaaaaaaaaatcgaatGTAACTGAACTTTTCGACTGGTATGATGTTGTTTCGGACCTCGTCCTAACCACACATAATGCAAATAGGGGCGGGCCGGGACGCAGAGCACGGATTACTCACACTCCTCGTCGTGGTCGAATGAGGCGAGGTCATAGACGTAGAGAAGCCGGGTGTAGTAGGCGCCCCCCTGCTTGGGATCGTAGTCGAGGATGCGCTCCTTGGCTTCCTTATCACGAGCGGCAAGCGCCGGGCCATACTGAATCTGAAGCTTATCAAGCCTCTGCCGCCACTCCTCCTTCTTATTCACCTCAAcaacatcatcatcgtcctcctcctcatcatcaaaatcctcctcatcatcgtcatcatccggcgcctccacaatgatctggTGCGCCATCAGCCTCACCCTCAACGCATTTGCCGTTCGCTCAGACTCGGTCTCGCCTAAAGATTTCACGACGGGGTCCGCCAtcgattcgccgccgccgatGGGGGAAGGAAGGTGAGGCTAGGGTTTCGTGAGTGGGGAAATGGATTCGATCGATCCGATCCGCCGGATTCACGACCATTATATAAAGGTTTTTTTTATCAACGCCATTACAATTTTGCAAATTCGAAGATAGCCATTACAATTCATCTATTTGAAAAATTGCCATTATAATTTCATGTCTCTCTTGTCATCTCATTTTTCTACACTTATATCGTATATGGACCCATTGTCTGTAAGCATATAGATACGTGTACGACGTTAGGTCCCCGCCTCCTCTCCGTTAGAACAGGCCCACTCGTGGCGGACTGCGCGCAAGCCTGTGTCAACGCTGCTCCCGCTCGATCTCCGCAACGTCCGCGGCGATCCGGAGCGACTGCTAGATGCGCGCGAAGCTGTCGTCGAGCTCGTACATGGAGCAGGCGAACGCCTCCTCATCCGTCCCGCTGCGCCGTAGAGCTCCTCCACAACGCCATCCACGGCCGAATCATGGAAGCTAAACTAGCAAAACGCCCCGTGCCCTATGTTCGTTTCTGTTCCGCGATGAATAGCTGCAGCGTGGCTTCTCTCTGCAGTGAGCTGTGCTTTGCCTTGCGCTCATGGTTTGCTTGCGAGCTAATGGATTGGCCGTCAAGGATGCTCTCCCTTTTCGCAGTTCGTGGTCACCTACTGCCACTGACTGTTGGATTATCCGTTAGACTGGTCTGAATAGTGAATATCATGCATGGGGAGTATTGCTTACTTTGCGTTAAAAACGAAAGAACCAAAAAAATGAATTAATTTTGATAGTCCAATGACATATCGAAAAGGAGCAGCAGACTTTTGAGACAAAACAGAGCAAACTGGAAACCTTGTGAAGATCTTGTGCACTGCGCTCCGCTCTGGCTCGTCGCGTGTTGCTGAACTTTAGCGTCAACGACCTCCGGCGACACTGCCCTGTCGTCCGCGAGCACGAGCTACTGCTGCTGGTGCTGCGCGGCGCCGGCGTTCCGCGCCACGAGCTCGCCAATGCGTCGTTGGACAGGTACCTGTACCACAGTACCACTACGAGCGCTGGGCGGCCAACCACACGACGCTGCAGGAAGGTGTTCAAGGGCATGACCGAGGCGCGTGGTTCTTCTCGCAGGGCCACGACGCCGACGCGAGTTCACGGAGGCAGCTGCGGGCGAGCGCCCCCGCTCCGCCTCGCACGCAGGCCTGCCCGGGCGAGCGCCGCCGCTTCGCCTTGGCCCGGTCGACGTCGGACTCCGACAGCTTTTCGGACTGCACGTCCGCCACCGTGTGCTGCGCCAGGAAGTTGCCGGCCATGTGGCGCGGAGGGCAAGCTCGGCTCCGGCCATGACGCGGGCGAGGGGACGGGGACACCGCTGGGCAAGCTCGGCTCTGGCCATGGCCACAGCAAGGGTGGGCTCCGGCCATGGCGCAGGCGAGAGGACGGGAACGGGGACGCCGCCGGGGACGATGGCGCAGGCCGCCGCTCCGCTCGTGCGCAGTTTGCCGCGGGCGGGCCTGTTCTAACGGAGAGGACGCGAGGCCTTAACGCCGTACACATCTTTTATCTGACAATGGGTCCACGTACGGGAGAAGTAGAAAATAGTATGGATAGGGGAGACAACGAATTAGTTTTATAAATAGATGAATTATAGTGACGTATCTTAAAACTTTTAAAATTATAATGGCGTCAATCGAAAAATCCCTTATATAAATAAAATCGTTGAAGAGAACGGGCTCTGGGCTCTGGGCTGATCGGTGAAAGAACGGCCTGGTCCAGATTTCCACGCAGATCTGTTAATGAAGTCAGCTCAGCCCATGGCCCATGCCCACGAGCAGGCTTGGCCCACGGGACAGGTTTTTTGTTTGCACAATTTACCTAGACAAGCCCGGCCTGCTCCTCCGACAGGAGCGCCGTCCACGTCACTCCAATTTTTTCCGTCCGTCGGATTTTCGAATCGATGGCCCAGATCTCTTGAAGCTGATTCTCGTCCGGAGCAGCTTCCCGTCGTCCTCTCCAGCTTCTTCGAATTCTTCGCACTCTTATTTACCTTATACGGCTTCTTGTCAGAATCCAGCGAAACAAATATAATACCCAGCTTCGGATTTCCGTTCTCCAAACTTCTgcttctccttccccttcctcgctctctctcgtccgctccctccctctcccgatcCCCCTTCGCTCGTCCGCCCCCGGCCTGCCACGTCCCCGGCCACGGCGCGGCACGACCGGGCCCTACTGGTGGCCGCCGGCGTCgctgctccccccccccccgctgcCTCCTCCCTCTGCTCCGGTGTGCTCCTGTGGTGGACGAAACCCTAGCTGCTGTGCTACAGGTCGCGACCGCCCAGCGCCGGTCCCGGCGGTGCCCTGCTCCTGCGTGGAGGCGCTCGCCGGCAACAGCAGCGGCGGACGCCAGGTCGCTGTCCCTCCAGCAACTGCGTGGACGACGAGGTAAACTCCCATCTCCTCTCTGTCTTGCCCTCCCTCTCTCGATTTTGATGGAGCTCATATCTTGGAGCATAGATCGTGGTGGGATGGGGCCGAGCGGTAAAGAAACTGGACAAAGAAAGAGCCTTTCAAGCATGGCCATCTATTTTCTTGAACCTAATTATCATGTTTTCAGCCTTTTCAGTGTTTGATAGCCCCCTGCTCCCTCGCTTGCCCAGTAGGATGCAGTTGAGTGGCATTAGGACATCTTAAAATAGTACAAGGGGCAATAATCTAACCGTACAAATTGTATTCATCCAACAGATATGGTGAGATGTTCTAGGTGTGTTTGATCGATGTgatcttagggcctgtttggcacagctccttGCAGCTCTGCCTCCTCCACGGTGACGTGTCATGCAAGCTATGTGATGTGGCCAATGAAATGATCGATCATCTTTGCATGAACTTTGCATTAAAAAATCAAGTCTACAACATGGTCTTAGGTTGGGGTAATTTTTCACATTAAGCTTTGTTAACTTTAGGGGTAACCATATAGGTTGTGGACAAAGTCTAGATTGAAAACTGATATTTTGAATACAgataagcatgagttgaatttaGTTCTATCCGGAATTAGGTAGTCTAATGTCGAGTAAAAAAGTGGGAGAGTACAGACAGTTAGGCTGGTCCAAACTTTCAAAAGTAAGATTCCGTGAGATAATCATCAAGATTTAATACTTCAACCTCATTTCCCAGGTTTGCAGCAACGAGCCAATGAGCATCGTCGTCGTAGTCACTGCTCCATTAGCGAATCTCGTGGACGTTCATTTTCCATCAGTATCGTGTATATAGATCATCGGCCTGATGAGGCCTGAGCCGGGGACGCGCCCCGCCCGGGCCCCGGGCCGAAGCGAAGCGAGAAGGGACGCGGTGGCACCTCGCTGCCGTGCCGAGATCGATAGGCTCTAGCTGTCTAAAGGAGACCTCGGTACTAAgcaacaaattttttttttggcatGCTAATTCATGGCTGTGATTCCTACCTGATCAAGAGTTATGTACTACATTATGTTTTAACAGTTCAGAAAAATTGTGTGGTTTCTTTAATCTTTTTTTTAGTCCAAGAAACCTAAGTACGTTAATCCAATACCCATTTGTTTTACTCCACCTCCATTATGCTTGCTTCTGACTTATGCTATATACCTCCAACCATAATAATGTTTCATAGTGCTTGATGTATTGGTTTCCTTGCTTGGTCCTTCCAAGATTTACATAATCATCCAAGGTTCCTTTCCCCTGGTATTAACCGGCCTCGGCACCGTCTCTTAGGTACTCCCGTTTCTATGTTTGCTACTATATAAGTTACTGTTTTCCGTCCTTACTTACCACGGAGTTGCTGGTTGTTGTAGCAATCTGAGCCGATATGGTCAAGGGACACAACAGAGCTGAGCACCTGTGCAGCGGCCAACCAATTACTTGGAGCAGCTGCGTGCTAAGTGTGTTATTCGATTTGAGGCACATGaagattaatttgattgattcgatGATTACCGCAAAAAGAAAATTCTTTTTGAAAATGTGCTTCCTGCATATTTTGCATATTTTTATAGTCAGTGGTGTCATATATGCTGATAAGATTCTTAGGTGCTTATTTGATAGCGTCATAGCAACTCCTTTGGATTTATTGTACGGTAAGTCCCCTATAATTGTTGTGCTGCAAGCTTTCTGTGCCACACTATACAGAGTGAAttgttttcagtttttttttctttctatcgTCAGTAACTAAATAATTCGATATTGAATACGCCTGCATTTTCAGACCAGGAAAGAACATGGCTTGCTAACCATTTCAGGTAATTTACCTTCTTAATATTTTCTCATCCAAATACCTACGCACCTAGCCATGCTTATTGTTATTGTTCCCAGAATGAGTTCTGTATTATATAGATCAATTTGCAGTTTACCACTGTGGCACTGCACTTGATATCAGCTTCAGTGTGTTTCATGGTCTACAGCGCAACTATGTGTGTTAGTGTGCGCGATAATGGTTTCCCTCTTCTGTGACCTCTTTCCCCACCCTAATTTTAGAACATTTTTACAGCCTCCTGttcttggatttgatcatggtaACTGATAGTCGAGTTCCTGCACCTATGTTATCCATCTATGGTCTTGTGGGATGAAACACAAATATTCTGTATTTTAGAATGTTGTGTTGTTTGTTACCATGATCTAGGACACTACATAGGACTCATCTTTGGTACCTCATTTTCCTGCTAAAAAAGATGCAGCTCAAGCCATTGTTCTCTGTTCTTCTACCTGTTCTTTTATGATGCTACTTCAGATTCAGAGTCTACAGCTTCCATTACGTGTTTTTCCCCTTAAACCAAACTCATCTCTTCTTTCCCATTTTCCAGAAACCCTTCTATTTCCGTCTGTGGTTTTTTATGGCCTAATTGTTCCTTTGTGTTTCGTAATATATATAGTTGTTGCAGGTTAAAAAGTTCAGCTACGCAAGGAACAGGTGTTCTTCTTGGAATCCTTCCTGCAGGATGGTAACCGGAAAACCAATAAAAATTCTTTTCCCCAAGCATTGTACTTTGCAAACCACTTCCTTGGTCTGACAAGCTCCCATGAACACCGTTGAAAATATTTGTGCACACCGAGTCAATCAAAGGTAAAATAATGAAACCTCACGGTGGTTGTTTTTTAATATCCTAATGTGATTATTCGGAAGTTAGCTAGACCAATGTATTATATATTCTAACATATACCATTGAGAGATTTGTGAGAAACTATGTAATCAGAGGTAAATTGATGAGGCTCCTCATTATTATTCTGATATACTGATGCAATTATGCATTTACAGGTGCCCTCTCCAAAATGTAGGTATCGACACCGAATGTATCCAGCAACAAGTGACCTATCTGCTTCCTTCTCGGCTTTGTAAGTTCTTCCTTCAGCCATCTACATTCTGAGTTGTAGCTTAAGAAAGCATGGTTATTTTCAGAATTTATTTAGACATATCGAAGCGTATAGATAAATAAATTCTGTTATATAAAATCTTCATAGATACTTTATGGGAAGTAGGTGCAGGTCCGATTATAGACACTTTATATCAGTTTGACATAGATGCAGCTTTGCCGCTTTTATATAATTCCTGCTATTGATGTGTTCAATATTAATAATTTTTTTGCGTACAAACCTTTATGTCTACAGTTCGGTTGGAATTGTGCAAGTTTATTAGTCTGGGCATCTCCCATTGTTTTCATGTATACGATGATATTGGTTGACAATGTCTACAGATAGTTAGGATTTGGGAAAAATTGCCGACTTAGCGAGAACCCATAAAGAATATTTTGCTATAGGAGTTCAAAGTTCCTAGGTGTTGTGCTTGCACCATCTATGTACAATTAATTCAGTTTTCTCTATGTTAGGATAAAAAAAATGGGTCTCTAGACTTTGTCTTTTAAGCCTTTCTTTGTCAGCCAAAATTTCAGGTACCACTCCTATCTCTTTCTTGCTTCTTCCTCAGCCTCTCAGCTTGGTTGGTTCCAATTGTTTCTTCCTCATCCTCAGTTATCATAATTTAGCAAACCTATTAGTGATATCAAAAACACTCTCCAGACATCGACACAGATTCCTCGCTGGACATCTCCGACGACGATGAACACGGCTGGGAATCTGACCGCAGCCGGAAGTTCTGATCATCCTTGCATCCATGACGAAGCCCAACAGAGACTGCAGCCCACTGCCTCCTAACCTTGTATAATATTTCTACTCGACGCTCTGTCATGCTTTTGGATACTGCATCTGACAGAGCATGCAGTGCACATCGTACTAATCTTGTATAATATCAACACTCTAATGCTTTTCTATATGCACTCAAATCTGCCATCTAGCAAACCTGCTAGCCATGTAATATTCTGTATATATAGCTATGCCTGCTACATGGTGCTTCAATCTATAAGCACTATCATGCTTGCCACCATTACAGCTGTCGTGTTCCAAATCACCATACTGATGTTACATGTTATTGTCGCCAACATGAAGCAATCTAAGATCCTTTTCATAGTTGTTGGTGAGTTGAGTGCGAAACAAAGTAAAATTCCCACGCCCAGTTTTATGCTACGCAGGTAAAATTTCCATGTCCAGTTTTATGGTCTACAACTAATCTTCGGTGTTCATTGCTACTTTCGTGTCCAGCTGCTACTTTCAGGTCCTCCCCATGCCATGTAGTGTCTGTTCCTTGCTACTTTCATGTTCAATTGTTTGCGTCCTGTTACCTGGTTTTTCTTAGATCTTGTCTCCTTTTTCTCTCCCTTGATTTTGCATTACCACTTCCTTCTCTCAGATTTTATTTTACCTCCAGATTGAGAGTTCATGCTGTTTGTGTTTGGGGAAACCAGTTGGCGCATAGCATGAACTTATGTTTGGTAAATTTGCCATCTATAGACGTGTATCGGTGCATGGTTTAAGATTTCATGTTGCACCTTTGGGCTCATCAGGAAAAAACAAGGAAATGCATTCTCCCTCTTACCTTCCCTCAGAGGTCCGTTTGTTTTCCAGTGTTAAAGAGGTGTATATTGCTTCCTTTGTTTTCCAGGGTACGCTTCATCTAACTCAGACTATAAGCTCTTTTTTACATTTTAGCTACTCTGCTCAAACaaggtatatgtatatatagtggTTCTTTGAAGTTCGAATATATGGTACCATCTACGATTCTAAAATATTTGAGTCTAAGTACATTTCACACTATGAGAATGAGAAGCAATTTCAAGCCCAGGCAATTCCAGTAATTACTGGTCCTACACACAAAAAAAGAGGTTCAACTCCAATCGATCAGCTATTTAGTCCATTGCATTTGCTTAAAAAAGTTGGGACTCTTATCTACGATTGTCTCCCATGTTACCCCTTTTTATTATTGGACCACAAACATTATTTCTATAGTTCTTTTCATACACATCAGTTCATCATGTTAATGAAGGCCAATGTCATCATGTCCATATTTTTAGGTTCATCAAGTGCCTGGGCAGCACAGGTAAAAAAGATTCAGCACATATTAGAATATCAATTAGAATAAAACAGTCGTAGAATCTGTAACTGTTTTCCACTGATACAAACTGTGATTCATTTGTTATGTGTCATTTGTTTCTAGGTCTGGAAGATGAGCTGGCAGAATACGTGGACAACAGATAGCGTTCCAAGTTGCTTCCAGTAATAATTGCCCACATACTGTTCCAAGCTATGTCCAGTAATAATTATGGCCAGGTATGACgttttttttcttcctttctcCCCTTTTTTTTGGCGGCTTAATCTGTACGCATCTTTCTCTTCAAACTATTATAAGGGAATTATGAATGCAGTTATTTTTGAATAGACGCAAAAGCCAAGGGCATGCTGCAAAGAAAGAATCctatatcgttggataaaatgtACCCAAGCCAACCAAGTTCAACATCTTTATCTGCGGACAAGAATCGTGCCATTGAACCAGCGGTGTCTGATCATGAAAACTGTGAGAAGAGTGAAAGTTCCCTTTCCAGTAGATTCTCTAAGAGGTTGGCGTCTATTTTCCTTTCTGTGTTGCCACTGACAATCCAGGCTTTTACTGAAGGAGTCGCTACAGGCCTCTCCCATTGCTAGGTATTCAGATCTGGCTGGGGTCAAGTGCAGTTCATGAATCATATGTAGATCCCTCCTGGACAAGGCAACCATCATTCCTGAACATCAAAGAGTAACAGGTACCCCTCAATTTGCCTCCCTCTGTTTATTTCTATCCAAATTCCAATTTCGCTCAACCTTCTCTTGCAAGCATACATGCACACAATTGATCGGAAGGTTATTTTTGAGATGTCTTGATTTGAGTGCACACGATTTTAATAGCAGATCATTAGTTACATGGATTCCAATAGCCTTAACTAGGTTCTGAGAAAGCTAATCTGGCAGGACAGAGGATGTGTTCCATGTGCATACTTCCCGAAAGGAGTCCATCAAAGGATCGGATCGTATGATTCATTGTTTCCCAACTGATACCAggaggatcaaatgaaagtgCAGATTAACCAAATTTTTTTCTCCATATCAAATACTTGCATGTTAGCATCAGGGCTTGATTGCGAAATAACAGTTTGGTTCAGAAAATTGGTTGTGTATCTCCAGTTTCCTTACATTGAGTTTTATCAGTTGTTAAAATCTCAGATAGGCTCACAAACCATTTACTCTATCTAAGCTGTTCTTAATCTATATTTGGCTGTGTTATGTTACCAACTACATACATGTCTACTTGACTGTTAACTCGGCTGTACATCGAATGTTTCAATTTATATTTTCGACTGTGAACTAACGCGCGCAATGGCGCGCCTTCCACTAGTCTAAAGTAATTTGGCATGGCTAGCAGCGTTTTGCTTCTATGGCCTTGTTgactttgcaaatttttttgaactcgatgaatagtaccattttcatcttatttggtaaatattgtccaatcgtggaccaactaggctcaaaagattcatctcgtgatttccaactaaactgtgtaattagttttttttacctacatttaatactccatacaagcggctaaaaattgatatgatggagagaaaatgaaaaaacttggaatttgaatgacatctaaacaaggcctatgaTTTTTATTACCAGTGAGCGAGATAGCAAGGTCAGGGCGTCAGGTCTGCCCGTGGCTGTCCGTACCGGGAATACAGCGGTACAGTCAGGGCCGTGCAGTCAGATTTACAGGCCTGTTCGAAGCTCTAAGTGAGGTCTGAATCAAAATAATGGCactggccctgtttggatactctagcacagctagaggttagagttagtttctagctcaggactagccttgaactaactctagcctaagagatgtttggatacaagggttaaaatgataataaatatgctttccaaatcattggtgcgtgtgaaagtagagagaaaacagtggaccccacctcaaatagccccaactagtccaaataatcacctctttggggggatagttttttaggatgagctagttgcaaataacccactctagccTCCTATTTGACTACTTTAGGGCTAGTTGAGCTCCAACTAGCCCAAACTAGCTCTaacccatggatccaaacagggccactGTTTAGATCCAGGGGCTAGAGCTAGTTTGTGCTAGTTTAAGCTCAACTAGCCCAAAAGTATACAAACAGGagggctagagtgggttatttACAACTAGCCCACTCTAAAAAACTATCCCCaaaagaggtgattatttggtCTAGTTCTGGTGGGGCCCACTGAAAACTCTTATTTTTTTATTACTCCACCCGCACCGGATCCTCACGACTCCCATCCCCCCATCGCGACTCGCCTCCCCCCATCGCGACTCGCACCGCCGCCGGTCCCAaccacgccgccaccgccttcAATCCGCCAAAGGAGCACCGACGGCCCCTCGGAGGCAGATCTCGGTCGCccgcgccgcctccctccctcccgccGCGCCCTTCCCCTCCGTCTCTAATTGCGGATAGAGAATTTGATGCCTGTGATGCGGATGAAAATTATAACCCAATGCCTAGTTCTTCGGCATCAGCATGGCCATAAGATGAACCT
Coding sequences within it:
- the LOC136533898 gene encoding uncharacterized protein, which produces MADPVVKSLGETESERTANALRVRLMAHQIIVEAPDDDDDEEDFDDEEEDDDDVVEVNKKEEWRQRLDKLQIQYGPALAARDKEAKERILDYDPKQGGAYYTRLLYVYDLASFDHDEESPLLPMRFTDAVYKSKHDYELCEAVNIFSVKMGSLDIDFPIHVYGTVIGRDSLDKKCVYLFHRGREDSQTINSKDESLILTGPKRGLALISDTYVETNLMIKGDDELQQDRELSKGILTIQGIARRWLKNCVLESCSLATRLSTVDVVYAVVKDAVEATISVEVLAGEYFGEITACTSSIKNRIVLHDGRLTHSDSGQNIAPAVIPLLRSVVAVYVKEMLLLTIAAHTDHGEITKCIEFTPRVNGSDLDEITVGAATLGVRVVWSIIDY